Genomic window (Bosea vaviloviae):
GCACAAGGCGCAGCCGGGATCGACGGTGTCGGTCAGGCTCGGCGGCAAGGTCGATCCCGGGATCGGCGGCGGGCCGCTTGCCCTCACCGGCACGCTCGTCAGCCTGAGCGACGGCGACTATGTCGGCGACGGCCCGATGCTCGGCGGTCTGCATGCGAGCTGGGGGCCCTGCGCCGTGTTGCGCGTCGGCGATATCGAGATCCTGGTCACCACGATCCGGGCGCAGATGAACGACCTGCAGCAATTTCGCGCCTTCGGTATCGATCCCGCGGCCAAACACGTGGTGGCGCTGAAGTCGATGCAGCATTTCCGGGCCGCCTTCGAGCCGATCGCCGGCAAGGTCATCGTCTGCGACAGCGGCGCGCTGTGCACGCCGGATCTGACCAAGCTGCCCTATCGCCGCGTGCGTCGGCCGATCTACCCGCTCGATCCAGATTTTGCCGCTCGATAAATGATGGCGCGGTAGCAGCCGCTCGCTCCGGCCATTGCGAAGGCCGGAACGGCGCTTGCCGGCCCCTCCCCGCTTTGTCCCGCCGAGATCTCTTCGCACCGCCGGATTGCTGTCAGCCACGCGCACTGATCGGCCTACTGCAATGGAGGCGGTCCGGCGCGCGGTCCCGGACCCTAACTAGCCGGAGCCGTCCGTCCTGTAAGGATGGCCAACGCCGCAGCCAAAGCAAGAATGCCGGCACTGAGGCCGAATGTCACCTCGTAGCCCGCGGCGTCATAAAGAAGACCGCCGACCGTGGCCCCCAGCGTGATCGCGAGTTGAATCACGGCAACCATGAGTCCGCCCCCTGCCTCCGCATCCTCCGGCAAGCTGAGCGACAGCCAGGTGAACCACCCGACCGGAGCCGGCGTCGCGAGGAGGCCCCAGGCCCCCAAAAGCACCGCCGCGCCGACGACCCAGCCCCCGAAGACGACGAGGCCCACTGCGATGACGACCATCAGCAGCGGAATGGCAATGACCGTCGCGTACAGGTGTCGCTCGATGAGCTCGCCAATAGCCATGGTCCCGACAAGACCTGCGACCCCGATTCCCAGCAGGATGAGTGAGAGGGTCGAGACATCGACGCGCGTCACGGTTTCGAGGAACGGTCGCAGATAGGTGAAGAGGGTGAACTGCCCCATGAACAGAAGCGCCACCGCGGTCATGCCGACCGCGATCTTGGGTTGAGCCAGGAGCAAGAGGACGTTGCCGGTGCCGCGCTTGCGCTCGCTCGGCAATGCCGGAAGGGTCATTGCCTGCCAGATCAGCGCCATCGCGGCGAGTGGAACCACGCTGAAGAAGGCCCCGCGCCAGCCGATGAGCGAGCCGATGAAGGCTCCCAGCGGAGCCGCGACGGTTGAGGCGAACGCACTGCCGCCCTGAAGGATGGCGATGGCTTTGGGCACGCTGGCCTTGGGCACGATGCGGATCAGAACCGCCGTTGACATCGACCAGCAGCCGCCAATGGCGATGCCCAGCAAGGCGCGGCCGAGCATCAGCAGGGCATAGCTCGGCGCGAGTGCAACCAGAGCGCCAGACACGATCATCAATGCTGTCAGGGACAACAGAACGCGCTTTCGGTCGAGCCGCCGGGTCACCCATGAAATGCCGAGGCTCGTCGCCACCGCGAAAATACCTGAAATGGAGATGGCCTGTCCGGCCTGGCCCTCGGTCAGCCCCAACTCGCTTGCCAGAGGCGTCAGCAGGCTCACCGGCATGAACTCGGACGCCACCAGGACAAAGGCACATAGCGACATCGCGCAGACGGCGCTCCATGGTGCGGAGGCCTCACGTAGATCGACAGTATTGGCGGGAACATGAACTTGCATCGGGGTGCCTCGCGGTCGTCGTTCGTCGACCCGCCGTAGGCGCGCCAACGTCACTCAGGGTTTTGGTATGGCTGCGCCTGCGGAGCCCAGCTCAGACGCGCGAGCATCGTCGGCGCGAGTGGCTTGGATCGGTTGAGGTTCAACCTAAGGCCTGGCAATTTCAGCGAATAGCCATGCCGAACGGCTTGCAATCATGAGCACGGCTTCTCAATCGACCAGCCTGGCGACAGCTCGATTGATGAGCTTATTTTCTGATGACAAGCGAATTCACCCGGCTAATTCATTCCCGCCGCATCGCTTAGGTTGCTGCCAGCAACAGGAGCGAACGACATGAACGGCGATGCGACGAAGGAAACCGGAACGGCGCTGACCCAGCGGCGCGAGATGTTGAAACTAACCGGACTCGCCGCGCTGGGCCTGGCGTCCAACATGGCCGCGCCGGCCATGGCCCAGCAGACGCTGGCTTGGGACAAGACCTTCCCGAAGAGCGATCGGGTCGAGCATCGCAAGGTGTCCTATGCCAATCGGCTCGGAATCACCCTCGTCGCCGACCTCTACCTCCCAAAGGGGCTCGAACGCTCCCGGCGGTATCCGGCGCTCGTTGTCGGCACGCCTTTCGGCGCGGTCAAGGAGCAGGCATCGGGCCTCTATGCCCAGACGATGGCGGAGCGAGGGTTTGTCGCCATCGCGCACGATCCCTCCTATGTCGGTGAAAGCGGCGGCCAGCCGCATGAGATCGCGTCCTCGGAGGCGCTGGTCGAGGACTTCAGCGCCGGCGTCGACTACCTCGGCAAGCTGTCATTCGTGGATCGCGAGCGCATCGGCCTGATCGGCGTCTGCGGTAGTGGCGGCTTCGGGCTCGCAGCAGCGGAGATCGATCCGCGCATCAAGGCGGTGGCAACCGTCAGCATGTACGACATCGGCCAGGCGAAGCGTCAGGGACTTTCGGCCGCAGCCGACGAGGCCTCGATCAGGAAATCCTTGGAGAAGGTCGCCGCGCAGCGCTGGGCCGAGGTCGATGGCGCGGAGCGGACGATGGTGATCGGTACCCCTCAGGCGATCACGGCGGCCTCGACCGAGATCGATCGCGAGTTCTTCGACTATTACCGCACCCCTCGCGGCCAGCATGCGCGCTCGACGACCGCGTTCTCGACCACCAGTGACGCGCAGATGATGCAGTTCTGGTCGTATGAGCGGCTGGGCTGGATCTCGCCCCGTCCGGTCCTGTTCATTACCGGCGACAAGGCGCATTCGCGCATCTTCAGCGAGCATGCCTATGCCAGGGCGAGTGAGCCCAAGGAGCTCTTCATCGTGGCGAATGCGGGCCACGTCGACCTCTACGACCGGGTCAACCTCATCCCTTGGGACAAGCTGAAGAGCTTCTTCGATCGCAATCTGTCAGCCTAGAGCCGTTTCCGATCCAACTGGATCGTTCAACAGCTCCTGTTCTTTGTTTGAATGCGTTTTCTTCACGCGAAACGGTGTCCACTTCGCTCGAAAACGCTCTAACGCTCGCCCCTGGACACGTCTTGGATCGAGAGCGCGGATACTTCCGGCTCTCGATCGTCCATTGGGAGCCATAGAAAATGCTGTTCAAGACCACGCAGATCGCAGGCATCGTCACGCTCGCAATGATCGGTAACGCCATGGCCCAGGAACGCATCACGATCTCATCGGAATGGGGCTCGGTCACTGCCGAGTTCGCCGACAACGCAGCGACCAAGGCGCTCATTCCAATGCTGCCGCTGACCATCGATATGAGCGATCATCTTCGCCAGGAGAAGACCGGCAACTTGCCATCGCCTCTCCCCACGTCCCCACGACAGCGCGAGTTCAAGAACGGGACGCTCGGCCTGTGGGGGCCTGACCACTTCGTGGTCTACTACCGCGACGGACAGGTTCCCCAACCTGGAATCGTCATCCTCGGGCAGGTGAAGGGTGGCGCCTCCATATTCGATCGCCCGGGCGCGGTGTCGATCCGGGTCGAGCGCGCCAAATAGCCCGAGGCCACGAGTTGCCAATCGCTGTCACGCTCGTCAATCTGGCTCCCGGTATGAAGGGCTTCATGAGTGCCGCGTGACAATGTGAATGAGCTAGTCGCGTTCCTCGCGGTCGCGCGGGAGCGCAGCTTTACCAAGGCCGCAGCCAAGTTCGGCCTGTCGCAGTCGGCCATGAGCCATACCGTGCGGCAACTGGAGGCGCGCCTTGGTGTTCGCCTCCTGACGCGCACGACCCGGGCCGTGTCCCTGACTGACGCCGGCGAACGGCTGCTGGACGGGATCGGTCCGCATTTCGACGAGATCGAGGCCCAGGTCGAGGCCCTCGGCGACCTGCGGGACAAGCCGGCCGGCACCATCCGGATCGTCGCTGCCGACTACGCCATCAAATATGTGCTCTGGCCCAAGATCAGGACGTTCCTGCCGCACTACCCGGACATCAAGGTCGAGCTGATCCTCGACAACGGCCTCACCGATATCGTGACCGAGCGCTACGATGCCGGCGTCCGGATGGGTGAGCACCTCGCCAAGGACATGATCTCGGCTCGGATCGGCCCGGATTTCTGCCTGGCGGTGGTCGGGTCACCGGCGTACTTCGCTGGCCGGACGAAGCCCGCCCATCCCAAGGATCTGGTCGGTCACGCCTGCATCAATTTTCGCCTGCCGAGTTCTGGCGGCCTGTACGCCTGGGAATTCGAGGAAGATGGGCGCGAGATCAGGATACGCGTCGATGGCCAGCTCGCCTTCAACAACACCTTCGAGTCGCTCGAGGCGACGCTGGACGGCTTCGGCTTGGCCTATATCCCCGAGGAGATCATCCTTCCCTATGTCGCCGACGGCCGCCTGATCCGCGTCCTCCAGGAATTCTCCCCGCCATGGGATGGGTACCACCTTTATTATCCGAGCCGCCGGCAATCATCTCCGGCGTTCGTCGCGCTGTTGGATGCACTCAGGCACCGCGTGTGAAGCGCATTCCAAACGCGTAGTAGCGCTGAAGTCGATGCAGCATGTCCGGGCCGCCTTCGAGCCGATCGCCGGCAAGGCCATCGTCTGCGACAGCGGCGCGCTGTGCACGCCGGACCTGACCAAACTGCCCTATCGCCACGTGCGCCAGCCGATCTTCCCGCTCGATCGATGATGGTCGGGTCGCTCCCGCATTCCCCGATCTGTTTGGAAACACCGGCTCCATCCTAAACTCGCGTCCTCATCCTTCGAGACGCAGCCTACAGGCTGCTCCTCAGGATGAGGGCTGGAGGCTCCAAACGGGGCGCTGGCATCAGGCGCGTTGCATCTGGCTCGCAAGCCCACCGCAGACGAGATTCACCAACCGCTCGACCTGCTGGTCCAGGTCGCGCTGTGGCACCGCCACAAGCTTCTCCTCGAGCCCGAGCATGACGACGCCGTGGACGGCCGAGAACAGGGTTCGGCTCAGCAGGACAAGATCGGCCTCGCCCGCCTGGGGCTGGAGCCGCTGCAGCGGCGCCAGGATGTAGCGGAACATCGTCATCTGCTCGCTGATCGCCCATTCCGGCACGATGGCGCCTTCCGCCATGCGATGCTCGAACAGGGTCCGCCAGAGCTGCAGGTTCCCGCGCGCGAAGCGGCAGTAAGCCTGCGCGATCGCGACCAGCTGGGCGCTCGCCTCTTCCTTGGAATCCAAGCGGCGGCCTTGCGTTGCCTCGGCCAGGGCGGCGTCGAGCCGTGCAAGCGTTCGAGATCCGACACGCAGCACGAGCTCGTCCATATCCTGGACGAGATTGTAGATCGCCCCCAGCGCGCAGCCGACCTCGCTCGCCAGCTCGCGCGCCTTGAGACCTGCAAGCCCCCTCTCGGCAATGGCGCGCTCAGCCGCCAGCACCAGGGCCTCGCGCTGCCGCTCGCGGCGTTCCGTCGTCTTGACCATGTCTCATTCTGATTTTGAACATTGTTCAAAATATGTCTTGAACGACGTTCATGTTCGTGCCATTCCTACGTTCATGAACAACGTTCATAACGGAGAACCAGCCATGTTCAAGATGTTTGTGACCCTCTTCCGCGGCAGCGTCACTGAGGCGGGCGAAGCCATCGCCGACCGCAACGCGCTGCTGATCCTCGACCAGCAGCTGCGCGATGCAACTGCCGCCTTCGACCGGGCCAAGAAAGCCCTCGCTGTGGCGATCGCCCAGGACCAGCAGGAGAGCGCCCGCCTCGCGGCGACCAAAGGCCGGGTCGTCGATCTGGAGAACCGGGTCGGCGCGGCGCTTCATGCCGGCGACGAGATCCTGGCCCGCGAGGGCGCCGAAGCCATCGCGGCGCTGGAGGCCGATCGCGATGCCGCTGCCGCGGCGCAGGCCCTCTTCGCCACGGAGATCCTGCGGCTGCGGCGCCATCTCGCCCAGGCCCAGACGCGCATCGCCGAGCTCGATCGCGGCCGGCGCCTGGCGCGGGCCTCGGAGGCCGTGCGCGAGATGCGGCGCGGCCGGACGGAAGCCGCCCGGCCCCATGAGGCGACGCTTGGAGTGGCCGAGCAGACGCTGAAGCGGCTGCGCGAGCGCCAGACGCAAGCCGAGGCGGCCGATCTCGCGCTCGATGAGCTCGACGGCGCAGCCACAATCTCGGTCACGGAGAAGCTCGCCGCGCGCGGCTACGGCCCGCGCTTGAAGCCGACCGCCGACGACGTACTGGCCCGTCTGCGCGGCATGGCCACCGCCTGACCATTCACCAATCCCCTGCCAATTCCCTCTCACGCACGGAGATCTTCGATGAACCAGAATTCCCAACCCCATAGCGGCGCCTGGGTCAGCTTCACCTATGCCTCGTTCTTCACCGCCGCCGTCATGGTCGGCACCGGCATCCTGTTCCTGCCGCTCGACTGGTGGGCCAAGGGCTATCTCGGCATGGGCGCGGTCATGCTCGTCCAGTCCTGCGTGACCATGACCAAGACGGTGCGTGACATGCACGAGGCCTCGCGCCTGGTGAACCGCATCGAGGATGCGCGCACCGAGCGCCTGCTGATGGATGTCGGCAAGCCGGCGCTCTGAGCCGCCCGATCGCGCAAAACGCCGGCGCGCCGGTAAGCGCGACTTAACCGAGAAACCGCATCGCCACTCGCGTGAAACGATTGTTTTCCAATGGCGATGCAACCCTCCCTCGAACGCAACGCGAGCAAGCCATGACCGATAGTTTGATGCTGAAGCGGCGCTTCGCGCCGTTGTTCTGGGCGCAGTTCTTCTCCGCCTTCAACGATAATTTCCTCAAGAACGCGCTCGTCTTCATCATCCTCTACAAGCTCGTCGGCTCGCATGGCGAAGCGCTGGTGACGCTCGCCGGCGGCATCTTCATTGCGCCGTTCTTCCTGCTTTCGGGCCTTGGCGGCCAAATGGCCGACCGCTTCGACAAGGCGCTGATTGCGCGCCGCCTGAAGCTCGCCGAGATCGGCGCATCCGGGATCGCGGTTGTAGGCTTCATGCTGCAATCGGTGCCGGTGCTGTTCGTGGCGCTGGCGGCCTTCGGCATCATCGCGGCGCTGTTCGGCCCGATCAAATACGGCATCCTGCCCGATCATCTCAGGCGCGAGGAATTGCCGGCGGCCAACGCGCTGATCGAGGGCGCAACCTTCATCGCGATCCTGCTCGGCACCGTCGCAGGCGGCCTCACCGCGCGGGAGGGCGGCAATGTCGCCTCGCTCAGCGCCCTGATCATGGTCTTCGCGCTCGCGTGCTGGATTGCCACCCTGTTTATCCCCAAGACCGAGGCCGCGGCTCCCGACCTCAAGATCGACGCCAACATCTTCCGCTCGACCGGCGGCCTGCTCAGGGATCTCTGGGCCGATGCCCGGCTCTGGCGCACCGGCGTCATGGTCAGCCTGTTCTGGCTGATCGGCGCGGTGGTGATGTCGCTGCTGCCCTCTCTGGTGAAGAACGGCATGGGCGGCACCGAACTCGTGGTCAGCGTCTATCTCGGTCTCTTCGCCATCGCCATCGCGGTCGGCTCGGGCATCGGCTCCTTCCTGTCGAGCGGGCGGATCGTGCTCCTGCCGGTGCCGGTCGCCTGCCTCGTCATGGGCCTGTTCGCGCTCGATCTCGGCTGGGCGATCTCCGGCGTGGTGGCGCATCAGCCGGCGCGCGATGTCGCCGCCTTCTTCGCGGACGGCCTGGCCTGGCGCGTCGGCATCGACCTTACCGGCCTCGCCATCGCCGGCGGCGTCTTCATCGTGCCGTCCTTTGCGGCGATGCAGGTCTGGGCCCCGGCTGAAAAACGCGCGCGCATCATCGCGGCCGCCAATGTGCTTTCGGCGGCCTTCATGGTCGCGGGCACCGTCGTCGTCGCGCTGCTGCAGGCTGCGGGCTTGAGCCTGTCGCAGCTCTTCCTGATCATCGGCGCGGGCACGCTTGCGGCTGCCGTCTGGATCTTCAGGACGCTGCCGACCAATCCGCTGCGCGATTTCCTGTCGATCCTGCTGCGCGCCTTCTACCGGCTCGAAATCGCCGGCCAGGAGAACATCGCCAAGGCCGGCCCGAATGCGATCATCGCGCTGAACCATGTCAGCTTCCTCGATGCGGCGCTGGCGCTCTCGATCCTCGACAAGGACCCGGTCTTCGCCATCGACCACGGCATCGCCCAGCGCTGGTGGGTCAAGCCCTTCCTGAAGCTGACGCGCGCCATGCCGCTCGACCCGACGCGCCCGCTGGCGACGCGCTCGCTGATCAATGCGGTGAAGGGTGGCGAGAGCCTGATCATCTTCCCGGAAGGCCGCCTCACCGTCACCGGCAGCCTGATGAAGGTCTATGACGGCGCCGCCATGATCGCCGAGAAATCCGGCGCCATGGTCGTGCCTGTCCGCATCGAGGGGCTGGAGGCGACCGTGTTCTCGCGATTGACCCGCGAGCAGGTTCGCCGCCGCTGGTTCCCGAAGGTGCGCGTCACCATCCTGGAGCCGGTCGCGCTCAGCGTCGCCGAGGAGCTCAAGGGCAAGGCGCGCCGCCAGGCCGCGGGCGCTGCGCTCTACCAGATCATGTCGGACCTGATCTTCAAGACCACGGATATCGACCGCAGCGTCTTCGAGGCCGTCGTCGAGGCCGCGAAGGTCCATGGCATGGGCCGAATCGCGGTCGAGGACCCGATCACGGGCTCGCTGACCTATAAGCGCCTGCTGATCGGCGCCGAGGTGCTCGGCCGCAAGCTCGCGCCGCTGGCAAAGCCCGGCGAAGCGCTCGGCGTGATGCTGCCCAATGCCAATGGCGCGGCGGTGACGCTGCTTGGCCTGATCTCGGCGGCCCGCGTGCCGGCGATGATCAACTTCACGGCCGGCGCCACCAATATCGCGGCGGCCTGCAAGGCGGCCGAGATCGGCACGATCGTGACCTCGCGCGCCTTCGTCGAGAAGGGCCGGATGGGGCCGCTGGTCGAGGCACTCAGGGAAACAGTCGCGATCGTCTATCTGGAGGATGTCCGGGCCACGGTATCGACTAGCGACAAGCTCAAGGCCCTGTGGCGCCATGGCCGGCCGATCCTTGCCTCGACGGGGCAGGACCGGGCCGCGATCCTGTTCACCTCCGGCTCGGAAGGCACGCCCAAGGGCGTCGTCCTGTCCCATGCCAACATGCTCGCCAACACGGCCCAGGCCGCGGCGCGGATCGACTTCGGCCGGCGCGACAAGGTCTTCAACGTGCTGCCGGTGTTCCATTCCTTCGGCCTGACGGTCGGCCTCGTGCTGCCGCTGGTCTCGGGCGTGCCGGTCTATCTCTATCCCTCGCCGCTGCATTACCGGCTGGTGCCGGAGCTGGTCTATGGCTCCAACGCCACCATCCTGTTCGGCACCGACACCTTCCTCTCCGGCTATGCCCGGGCGGCCCACCCCTATGATCTGCGCTCGCTGCGCTACATCCTGGCCGGGGCCGAGCCGGTCAAGGAGGCGACGCGCCGGATCTATATGGAGAAGTTCGGCGTCCGCATCCTGGAAGGCTACGGCGTCACCGAAACCGCGCCGGTGCTGGCGATCAACACGCCGATGTTCAACCGCTTCGGCACCGTCGGCCGGATCATGCCGGGCATGGAAGCCAGGCTCGAACAGGTTCCCGGCGTCGATGAGGGCGGGCGCCTGCATGTGCGCGGTCCCAATATCATGCTGGGCTATCTGCGCGCCGAGAATCCCGGCGTGCTGGAGCCGCCGGTCGAGGGCTGGCACGATACCGGCGATATCGTCACCATCGACAAGGACGGCTTCGTCGTGATCAAGGGGCGCGCCAAGCGCTTCGCCAAGATCGCCGGCGAAATGGTCTCGCTCGCCGCGATCGAGACCCTGGCGGCCGAGCTCTGGCCCGATGCGCTCTCGGCCGTGGCGAGCCTGCCCGATGCGCGCAAGGGTGAGCGCCTGGTGCTGGTCACCGCCCAGCGCGATGCGACCAAGGCGGCATTCCAGGCCCATGCCAAGAGCAAGGGCGCCTCCGAATTGATGGTCCCCGCCGAAGTCCTGGTCGTGCCGGCCGTGCCGGTGCTCGGCTCGGGCAAGCTGGACTTCGCCGGGGTCACGCGCCTGGTGCGCGAACGCTCCGCCGCGCTGGCCGCCTGAGGCGATGCTGCGCTTCTGGCTCAAGGCGCTGACGAAGCCGGCGCTCGATCTGACGCTGACCACCCATCCCGGGCTGGTGACGCGGATCATCGAGCGCCCCGGCGCGGTGCTCGACGACGTGGCGCTGGCTGCGCTGGTCGAGCAATTGCGCATCGTCGCGGGCCGGACGCTGGCCCAGGGCGCCCTGAGCTATGGCGTGTTCTCGGGCGAGCGCGAGCGGCTGTCGCAGACGATCATAACGCTGATCACCGAGAAGGAGAGCGGCAAGCCGATCGCCTTCAACGCGCTGGCGCAGATGCGCGTCTCGCTGAACGGAGACCAGCAGGAGGTCACGCATCTGGGCCTCGTCATGGTCGATCCCGATCAGCGCGGGCGCGGCCTCTCGGGTGTGCTCTACGGGCTGACCGTGCTCGTGCTCTTCATCCGGGGCGGCCTGCGCCCGCGCTGGATCTCCAATGTCACGCAGGTGCCCGGCGTCGTCGGCATGGTCTGCCAGACCTTCTCCGAGATCTACCCCTCGCCCGATGCCGGCGCGCGCCAGAGCTTCGCGCATCTCACCCTCGCGCGGCAGATCATGCGCGACCACCGCCATGTCTTCGGCGTCGGCGAGGAGGCCGGCTTCGACGAGGCCCGCTCGGTCATCACCAACGCCTATACCGGCGGTTCCGACGATCTGAAGAAGAGCTTCGCGGCCGCGGCCCAGCACCGCGAGCCGCACTACAACGCTTTCTGCGAGAGCACGCTCGACTATGAGCGCGGCGACGACTTGCTTCAGCTCGGCCGGATCGATCTGCCTGCCGCGCGCCGCTACCTCATCGGCCAGTTGCCGCGCGCGTCGCTGCCGGGGCTGCTGGGGGCCGGGGCCTTCCTGCTGCTGCAGCGGCTCGTGTTGCCCATCCTCTATTGGCTCGATGACGGCCGCCGCTTCGGCCTGCTGCGTCCACGCCCGTCCCGGCAGAGATTATGACCGAGCCTTTCTCCTATGAGAGCTTCACCACCCGCAATCTCGGCTTCGTCTCGGCGCAGGAGCAGGAGCGCTTACGCGGGGCCTGCATCTTCATCTGCGGTGTCGGCGGCATGGGCGGGGCGGCCTTCATGGCGCTGGTGCGGGCCGGCATCGGCCATTTCATCATCGCCGATATCGACCGCTTCGAGACCTCCAACCTGAACCGCCAGGTCTTCGCCCATGCGGGAACGCTGGGCCTTGGCAAGGCGGAAGCCGCAGCCGAGGCGGCGCGCCAGATCAACCCCGAGATCGCAGTCGAGGTCCTGGGCGCGGAGTGGATCGAGCAACTGCCCGCTATTGCCGCGCGCTGCGCCGTGCTGGTCAACGGCATGGACGACATTGCGGCCGGCGTTCAGCTCTACCGTGAGGCGAAGCTTGCCGGTGCGACGGTGATCGACGCCTATATGTCGCCGCTGCCCTCGGTCACCGTGGTGCGCCCCAGCGATCCGCGGCCGGAGGAACGCCTCGGCTTCCCCACGCTCGGCAAGGACTGGCGGGCCATCGACGAGGCCGACCGGCGCGCCGCCATGCTGCGCGAGATCGAGCATGTCATGCTGCATTCGAGCTCGCGCCACCATGTCGATCTCGCTGTTGCCGCCGAGGTCGCCGCCGGGCGGCGCAGCCGCATGTCCTTCGCGCCGATGGTCATCACTACCGGCATGATGATGGCCTATGAGGCGATCGCGCTGGTGCTCGGCAAGCGCAGCGGAACCGATTGCCGCGGCTGGTTCTTCAACCCGCACAAGCCCGCGGTCGAGCGACCCTGGCCGGCGCCGGTCGCTGCGTTGCTGCGCCCCTTCGTGGCGCGCGCGCTCGCCCGCATGATGGGTTCGCCATGACCTCGGTCCTGGTCGCCGATTCCGTCGTCAATCTCTGCGGAGCGCTCGGCCTCGGCGTCGCGATGCTCAGCCTGCGCCGGCGCGACCCGCGCGGCGCGCTGACGCAACGCTTCCAATGGGCGCTCGGGCTCGTCATGGCGCTGTTCGTGCTGCGCGGCCTCGCCTGGTGGTCGGGCAGCATCGGGCTCGAGCGTCTCGCACTGGCCTGCGCCGCCACGGTGCCGCTCGGCGTTCTCGCCGTCACCGAAGGGGCATTGCGCCGCCATGCGCCACGCTTCGTCAAGCTTGTGGTCCTGATCGGCTCCGCCGTGCTGGCGCTTGGAAGCCTGCTCGGCCTCTCCGAGCTGACGCGCCTCTACGATATCGGCCTCGCCGCCCTGCAGATCGCGACCCTGATCATGTGTGGCCTGCTGCTGGCGCGCCGCGACAAGGCCTCGCTGACGAAGGCCGAGAACGCCGGGGTCGACCGCCTCTGGCTCTGCATCGTGCTGGTGCTGCCCTTCCTGTTCACGGATTTCCGCAACCTGATCCCCAACATGCCGGTGCGGCTTGGCGGGCTTGGCGTGCTCGTCATGGTCGGCGTGGTGCTGATCCAGAGCGGCGGCGAACATACGCGACGTCAGGGCTTTGCCCTGCTGGCCTTGCGCTGCGCGACGGCCCTGCTGCTCGCGGCAGTCCTGGCGGTGTCCAATGGGGCGGATGCGCCGGAGACGGTCCGGCTCAGCGCCATCCTGCTCTCCGGCTTTCTCGCGGCCGGCCTGATGGTCGATGCGCTGAGAGGGCTGTTCGAGGCGAACTCGCCGGGAGTGCTGGCCTCCATCGTTCAGTCGCGCGGGCGTGATCGCCCTGCCTTGATCGCCGATCTCGCCGCCCACCCCGTCTTCGAAAGCGCCAGGCATCTGCGCGAACCCG
Coding sequences:
- a CDS encoding MFS transporter; the encoded protein is MQVHVPANTVDLREASAPWSAVCAMSLCAFVLVASEFMPVSLLTPLASELGLTEGQAGQAISISGIFAVATSLGISWVTRRLDRKRVLLSLTALMIVSGALVALAPSYALLMLGRALLGIAIGGCWSMSTAVLIRIVPKASVPKAIAILQGGSAFASTVAAPLGAFIGSLIGWRGAFFSVVPLAAMALIWQAMTLPALPSERKRGTGNVLLLLAQPKIAVGMTAVALLFMGQFTLFTYLRPFLETVTRVDVSTLSLILLGIGVAGLVGTMAIGELIERHLYATVIAIPLLMVVIAVGLVVFGGWVVGAAVLLGAWGLLATPAPVGWFTWLSLSLPEDAEAGGGLMVAVIQLAITLGATVGGLLYDAAGYEVTFGLSAGILALAAALAILTGRTAPAS
- a CDS encoding alpha/beta hydrolase, with product MNGDATKETGTALTQRREMLKLTGLAALGLASNMAAPAMAQQTLAWDKTFPKSDRVEHRKVSYANRLGITLVADLYLPKGLERSRRYPALVVGTPFGAVKEQASGLYAQTMAERGFVAIAHDPSYVGESGGQPHEIASSEALVEDFSAGVDYLGKLSFVDRERIGLIGVCGSGGFGLAAAEIDPRIKAVATVSMYDIGQAKRQGLSAAADEASIRKSLEKVAAQRWAEVDGAERTMVIGTPQAITAASTEIDREFFDYYRTPRGQHARSTTAFSTTSDAQMMQFWSYERLGWISPRPVLFITGDKAHSRIFSEHAYARASEPKELFIVANAGHVDLYDRVNLIPWDKLKSFFDRNLSA
- a CDS encoding cyclophilin-like fold protein, producing the protein MLFKTTQIAGIVTLAMIGNAMAQERITISSEWGSVTAEFADNAATKALIPMLPLTIDMSDHLRQEKTGNLPSPLPTSPRQREFKNGTLGLWGPDHFVVYYRDGQVPQPGIVILGQVKGGASIFDRPGAVSIRVERAK
- a CDS encoding LysR family transcriptional regulator, with product MPRDNVNELVAFLAVARERSFTKAAAKFGLSQSAMSHTVRQLEARLGVRLLTRTTRAVSLTDAGERLLDGIGPHFDEIEAQVEALGDLRDKPAGTIRIVAADYAIKYVLWPKIRTFLPHYPDIKVELILDNGLTDIVTERYDAGVRMGEHLAKDMISARIGPDFCLAVVGSPAYFAGRTKPAHPKDLVGHACINFRLPSSGGLYAWEFEEDGREIRIRVDGQLAFNNTFESLEATLDGFGLAYIPEEIILPYVADGRLIRVLQEFSPPWDGYHLYYPSRRQSSPAFVALLDALRHRV
- a CDS encoding TetR/AcrR family transcriptional regulator, whose amino-acid sequence is MVKTTERRERQREALVLAAERAIAERGLAGLKARELASEVGCALGAIYNLVQDMDELVLRVGSRTLARLDAALAEATQGRRLDSKEEASAQLVAIAQAYCRFARGNLQLWRTLFEHRMAEGAIVPEWAISEQMTMFRYILAPLQRLQPQAGEADLVLLSRTLFSAVHGVVMLGLEEKLVAVPQRDLDQQVERLVNLVCGGLASQMQRA
- a CDS encoding PspA/IM30 family protein produces the protein MFKMFVTLFRGSVTEAGEAIADRNALLILDQQLRDATAAFDRAKKALAVAIAQDQQESARLAATKGRVVDLENRVGAALHAGDEILAREGAEAIAALEADRDAAAAAQALFATEILRLRRHLAQAQTRIAELDRGRRLARASEAVREMRRGRTEAARPHEATLGVAEQTLKRLRERQTQAEAADLALDELDGAATISVTEKLAARGYGPRLKPTADDVLARLRGMATA
- a CDS encoding YiaA/YiaB family inner membrane protein, with the translated sequence MNQNSQPHSGAWVSFTYASFFTAAVMVGTGILFLPLDWWAKGYLGMGAVMLVQSCVTMTKTVRDMHEASRLVNRIEDARTERLLMDVGKPAL